A stretch of DNA from Methanomassiliicoccales archaeon:
AACATAAGAGAGGCCAAGAGAAAGTTCGTGTGGCCCATGGAAAGAATTGTGGAGGGTGAGATCAAATTCACCTTCTTCCCTAGAGATGATGAGGATAACGAGAAGATTTTGGAAGAATTGGAAATATTTGGTGCGAGAAGGATATGGGTAACTCCAAAGATCCCCTTCCTCCTCTTCATAACCGCAGGAATCATAGCCTCTGCAGTCCTGGGCAACCCTGTATTGGCCCTCTTATATTGAGTTCACTTCTCCACCATATAGAGGTCCTGGCCGCAGCTGGAGCATCTTCCGTCCTTCACCGCTAGCTTCCGAACGGCATACCCGTCGCGCTTAATATTCAAGGTACCGCATTTAGGGCACCGTGTGTCCTCCTCTTCTGACCACACATTTCCCAGATACACGAATTTCAGCCCTTCTTCCTTTCCAATTCTAAAGGCCGTCTGCATCGTGCTCATGGGTGTCGAGGGCAGGTCCAGCATCCTGTAATCAGGATGGAAGCGGGTGAAGTGGACAGGTACCTTGGGATCCAGCTTCATGGCCACCCAGCGGCAGAAATCCCTGATCTCTGCCTCCTGGTCGTTCCTCTTAGGTATGATCAAGTAGGTCAACTCGATATGCACTCCCAGGCGATATGAGAGCTCGCAAGCGGCCAACACAGGCGCCAATCTGGCCTTGCATACATCACGATAGAAATCCTCTCTAAAGCCCTTCACATCGATATTCATGGCATCAAGTAACGGTGCTATCTCTTTGAGCGGCTCCTCCTCGATGAATCCGTTCGTCACATAGATGGTCTTTAAACCTTTCTCACGACAAAGAAGGAAGAGATCGTAGGCGAATTCATGCCAGATGGTCGGCTCGTTATAGGTGAGGGCTACAGCATTGGTGCGGCTCTCCTTAGCCCATCTTATCACGTCCTCGCAATTTATATCCTGTAAGTAAATAGAGCCGAATCGGGCCTGAGAGATGGTATAGTTCTGGCAATGGGCGCATTTAAGATTGCAACCGATGCTGCCTAAGGAAAGCACCATTTCTCCTGGCAGGAAATGGAAGAGCGGCTTCTTCTCCATAGGATCCACATGCACTGAGGAGGCCTTGCCATAGATCAGCGAGTACAATCTTCCAGCACGGTTTTGGCGCACTCCGCAGATCCCCACGCCCCCGTTCTTTATATGGCAGTGATGAGGACATAGCTGACACTCCACTATCTCTCCTTTCAAAGTCCAAAACCGAGCCTCAACGCCTGTCTTTGCGGAAATGCTCATAGCCTCTGTTCTCTAGCTTAACTATGTCACGCCCCCGGGCTATAACATTATCGGAGCTTTTCGGTATTGCCCTCCCGATCACGGAGAACTTCTCACCCATTAGCGAACGTAGCTTCCCTAGTCCCTCTGGCTTTATGGTGAAAAGAAGTTGGTAGTCACCACCGAAATATAATGCAAGCTCATTAGCGTCCATGCCCACCGCCTCAGCTATCTCCAGCACCATTTCTTCCACTGGTATCTCCTCATGCTCCAAAACGAAAGAAACACCGCTGCTTTCGGATAGAGCGTATACCGAGGAGGCAAGGCCGTCTGAGACGTCCATGCAGGATGTGACAACCTGTGAGGATGAGAGCATCATGCCCTCCTCTACTCTAGGCTGAGGCTCGAGCAATGCCTTCTCTGCCATTCTGAATCCCAAACCCTTGCGCAGAGATTGATAGCCGGCTGCGGCCAGACCAACGCTTCCGGTGATGGCCAAGAGGTCACCAGGAGAGGCCCCTTTGCGCAATAATATTCTATTTTTTTCCACCCTGCCCAGAGCCGTGCCGACCATGGTCAATTCTTTGGTCTCCTTGGTATCTCCTCCCAGTAGCTCGGTATTGATGCGCGCGCAGCAATCCAATATACCTTCCAGGATTTCATCCAACGTCTCCCATTGCATATCTGGAGTGAGGCCCATGGAGACCAACAGTCCCAAGGGCTTGGCGCCCATGGCAGCCACATCGCTAAAATTGATGGCCGCTAAACTCCAGCCGATCTGCCATGGACTCATTCCGGGAACAATATGCGTACTCTGAGCTATCAGATCCGTGGTAATCACTACATAAGCATCTCCCACCTCGATGGCAGCCGCATCATCACCAGGCCCGATATTGCTCCTGCCACCTCTTCGGGCTATGATTTCTTGAATCCTTCGCACGGCAGCCTTCTCTCCTATCTCTGAAAGTAATGTCATCGCTCACCCGAGATGAGATGTCTATATTCAAGATATATCATTACAGACCTGCGCTCGGCGATGATAATTCCTAGGCAATTCTAATAGAAGATGCTGGGAAAGATTCAATAGCGCGGGCCTCTTTCCTCGAAAAACATCGCATGCGTCTTGAGATACCTTTCGGAAAAGATGAGGTCCAAACTCTATCAATACCAGATGAGAATCTCTTGGAGGTCATCAGGCCCAATCAGGTGGACTCAGCAGAAGACCTGGTGGAGCTGGAGCATGCACTGGACCATCCCATCTCCGCTCCGCTGATAGAGGATTTCTTCGATAAAGGGGATGTTTTAATAATAGTTAATGATGGGACTCGTCCCACTCCCACCGCGAAAATGCTGGAGGTGCTCAGCAGACGGGTTCGCTTGTCGAAAGCCACATTCCTTGTCGCCACTGGGGCTCATAGGGCACCGACTAAAGATGAGATGGAAATGATCTTTGGCAGGTTCCTTAGTTCCCTGCAAGGCTCGATACACATCCATGATTGCCGCCTCTCCCCAACCTATCACCTCGTCACCTCGCGTGAAGGAACAGAGATAAGAGTGAATGAACTGGTCAAGGAGCATGACCGCATCTTGATAATGACCAGTGTTGAGCCGCATTATTTCGCGGGGTACACAGGAGGGCGTAAGTCTATCCTGCCAGGGGTATGTGCCTACGCCACGATCGAGCAAAACCATCGTTTGGCATTGCGCCCTCAGGCCAAGTCCCTTGTCCTCCAGGGGAACCCTGTCCACGAGGACATGATGGACTGCTTGAACGCCCTCCAGGATAAGACCATACTTGGATTACAAGCAGTGCTCGACAGGCATCACTCGATCTACAGGGCCGCGTTCGGAGAGGTAAATGCTTCTTTCGCGCGGGCCGTCCAGTGGGCGGATGACGTATTCGTGGTGAAAGCCAAGGCAAAAGCCGATATAGTAATCTCAATAGCATCTTATCCAATGGATGTCGATCTGTATCAATCTCAGAAGGCGATGGAGAATGCCAGCAACATCCTCAAGGATGGAGGAGCATTGATTTTGGTATCCAAATGCCGTCAAGGCATAGGGGAGGAAAGGTTCTATCATCTTCTCTCTAAGGCGATTGACGCCGACCACCTCCGTAGCAAGGTAGAAACGGAATATTGTCTAGGAGATCATAAAGCGGTCAAAATGGCTGACATGGGCAAGCGTGCAAGGATATGTGCCGTCACATCCTTGGCAGATGATGCCCTGAGGAGGATAAGATTAGAGCCTTTCCACAGCGTCCAAGAAGCCCTTGACGATGCTCTATCACGGAATGGAGAAGCCAGGGTGACGGTGATATTCGACGGGAGTGTGGTGGTGCCCAGAGCGGTGTGACATATGAATGGAGTAGATGACACAGAGAATCTGCGGAGATTGCAGAAGGCCATGATGACTTGCACCTATTGCGGCTTCTGCAAATCCGTTTGCCCTACTTACGAGGGAATAGGCTGGGACACCAGTGTCGCGAGGGGAAGGATAATCCTATCCTACGGCCTCCTCATGAGAGAGATAGACTCTGATGCAAGCGTGATGAAGAGTTTGTATCAATGTACCACCTGCAAGGAGTGCGAGCGTCGCTGTCCCTCAGGCATAGAAGTGGTGGATATTGTAGAGAGCGCCCGGAGGGCTCTGATAGCCAGTGGCAAAGTATTGCCTCCACACCAGCGGGTGATACAGAACGTTAGGAATTTCGGCAATCCCTATTCTGAGAGCAGGCGTGTCCAGGAGATCATCGGGGAGGGAGATAGAGGAGCTGAGCTGGGGTATTTTGCAGGCTGCACCGCAGCATATCGTAACACCAACATCGCCCTCGCCACCACATCAATACTTAGGAAGATGAAAGAGAGGTTCGTGGTCACCGACGCTGGATGCTGTGGTAGCGTGCTACAACGTATCGGTCTCAGCGGAGATGAAATCAAGGCTGTGATGGAGAGGAACGTGGAAGGGATTACCGCCAGAGGTGTGAATGAGGTGGTGTTCTCGTGTGCTGGCTGCTACCGAATGTTCAAAGAGGAGTATCCTCGGCACGTTAAGGTAGATTTCAAAGTGAAGCATGTGACTGAGTTCCTAGCTGAGAGAGACGTGAAAATTAGGCCTTTTCAGGGCAAGCTGACTTACCACGACCCTTGTCATCTCGGTCGTCACATGGGAGTGTATGACGCTCCAAGGAGAATTTTAGCCCGGATCCCAAAAGCGGAAGTAATAGAGATGCAAAGACATAGAGAGACAGCACGATGCTGCGGTGGTGGCGGAGGGGTGCGATCGGCTTTCCCAGAATTATCAGAGCAGATAGCCGCTCAGAGAATGAAGGAAGCAAGCTTCGCGGACGTTTTGACAACCACTTGTCCTTTTTGCGTGAACAATCTCAGCAGAGGAAGAGATCTCTGCGCCAGCCGCACCCAGGTCCTGGATCTTATGGAGTTCCTGGAGCCATTGGTCGAGGAGAGGACATGATCGTTCGCTTGCGCAACTATTCTAATATCGAGGAGGCGAA
This window harbors:
- the amrS gene encoding AmmeMemoRadiSam system radical SAM enzyme, producing the protein MSISAKTGVEARFWTLKGEIVECQLCPHHCHIKNGGVGICGVRQNRAGRLYSLIYGKASSVHVDPMEKKPLFHFLPGEMVLSLGSIGCNLKCAHCQNYTISQARFGSIYLQDINCEDVIRWAKESRTNAVALTYNEPTIWHEFAYDLFLLCREKGLKTIYVTNGFIEEEPLKEIAPLLDAMNIDVKGFREDFYRDVCKARLAPVLAACELSYRLGVHIELTYLIIPKRNDQEAEIRDFCRWVAMKLDPKVPVHFTRFHPDYRMLDLPSTPMSTMQTAFRIGKEEGLKFVYLGNVWSEEEDTRCPKCGTLNIKRDGYAVRKLAVKDGRCSSCGQDLYMVEK
- the thiL gene encoding thiamine-phosphate kinase, with amino-acid sequence MTLLSEIGEKAAVRRIQEIIARRGGRSNIGPGDDAAAIEVGDAYVVITTDLIAQSTHIVPGMSPWQIGWSLAAINFSDVAAMGAKPLGLLVSMGLTPDMQWETLDEILEGILDCCARINTELLGGDTKETKELTMVGTALGRVEKNRILLRKGASPGDLLAITGSVGLAAAGYQSLRKGLGFRMAEKALLEPQPRVEEGMMLSSSQVVTSCMDVSDGLASSVYALSESSGVSFVLEHEEIPVEEMVLEIAEAVGMDANELALYFGGDYQLLFTIKPEGLGKLRSLMGEKFSVIGRAIPKSSDNVIARGRDIVKLENRGYEHFRKDRR
- the larA gene encoding nickel-dependent lactate racemase, which translates into the protein MRLEIPFGKDEVQTLSIPDENLLEVIRPNQVDSAEDLVELEHALDHPISAPLIEDFFDKGDVLIIVNDGTRPTPTAKMLEVLSRRVRLSKATFLVATGAHRAPTKDEMEMIFGRFLSSLQGSIHIHDCRLSPTYHLVTSREGTEIRVNELVKEHDRILIMTSVEPHYFAGYTGGRKSILPGVCAYATIEQNHRLALRPQAKSLVLQGNPVHEDMMDCLNALQDKTILGLQAVLDRHHSIYRAAFGEVNASFARAVQWADDVFVVKAKAKADIVISIASYPMDVDLYQSQKAMENASNILKDGGALILVSKCRQGIGEERFYHLLSKAIDADHLRSKVETEYCLGDHKAVKMADMGKRARICAVTSLADDALRRIRLEPFHSVQEALDDALSRNGEARVTVIFDGSVVVPRAV
- a CDS encoding (Fe-S)-binding protein; protein product: MNGVDDTENLRRLQKAMMTCTYCGFCKSVCPTYEGIGWDTSVARGRIILSYGLLMREIDSDASVMKSLYQCTTCKECERRCPSGIEVVDIVESARRALIASGKVLPPHQRVIQNVRNFGNPYSESRRVQEIIGEGDRGAELGYFAGCTAAYRNTNIALATTSILRKMKERFVVTDAGCCGSVLQRIGLSGDEIKAVMERNVEGITARGVNEVVFSCAGCYRMFKEEYPRHVKVDFKVKHVTEFLAERDVKIRPFQGKLTYHDPCHLGRHMGVYDAPRRILARIPKAEVIEMQRHRETARCCGGGGGVRSAFPELSEQIAAQRMKEASFADVLTTTCPFCVNNLSRGRDLCASRTQVLDLMEFLEPLVEERT